One genomic region from Dermacentor variabilis isolate Ectoservices chromosome 6, ASM5094787v1, whole genome shotgun sequence encodes:
- the LOC142584459 gene encoding uncharacterized protein LOC142584459, whose protein sequence is MAKVVSAHARTTLSLAGASQASPGLSSMRCSADSSDSQRCPAHPPGGSVAPYTTALVHQDPSSATSSFHRPLNLQLSTCFASGHGKVASMRTCQIFVLLTQHPTSWTLLL, encoded by the exons GTGGtatctgcgcatgcgcgcacgACCTTGTCGCTCGCCGGTGCGTCCCAAGCATCGCCAGGCCTTTCATCCATGCGCTGTTCTGCCGATTCTTCCGACAGCCAGCGCTGCCCAGCACATCCGCCAGGAGGCTCGGTTGCTCCGTACACTACAGCACTTGTTCATCAAGACCCATCGTCAGCAACATCAAGCTTCCACCGGCCTTTAAATCTGCAGCTCTCGACGTGCTTCGCCAGTGGGCATGGAAAGGTGGCCAGCATGCGGACATGCCAAATCTTTGTTCTTCTGACGCAG cACCCGACTTCGTGGACGCTGCTGCTGTGA